A window of the Halobacterium hubeiense genome harbors these coding sequences:
- a CDS encoding XapX domain-containing protein has product MNVAFVVAATLTGIAVGVVFASLRIPIPAPPSLAGVMGIVGIWLGYRLVKHFGFGFDLLDALGV; this is encoded by the coding sequence ATGAACGTCGCTTTCGTCGTCGCCGCGACGCTGACCGGCATCGCCGTCGGCGTGGTGTTCGCGTCCCTCCGCATCCCGATTCCCGCGCCGCCGTCGCTGGCCGGCGTCATGGGCATCGTCGGCATCTGGCTGGGCTACCGGCTCGTCAAGCACTTCGGCTTCGGCTTCGACCTGCTGGACGCGCTGGGCGTGTAG
- a CDS encoding thioredoxin family protein — protein sequence MSLNTMEPNPAWDAKSYPEVVEAFESLGDDVTVHVWGADWCGDCRSQLPDFAAALDAAGVENVEQYPVEREDGEKYGPKVEEYGIELIPTIIIERDGEELARFVEEESVSPAVYLAEQL from the coding sequence ATGAGCCTGAACACGATGGAGCCGAACCCGGCGTGGGACGCGAAGTCCTACCCGGAGGTCGTGGAAGCGTTCGAGAGCCTCGGCGACGACGTGACCGTCCACGTCTGGGGCGCCGACTGGTGCGGCGACTGCCGCAGCCAGCTCCCGGACTTCGCGGCCGCGCTGGACGCCGCGGGCGTCGAGAACGTCGAGCAGTACCCCGTCGAGCGCGAGGACGGCGAGAAGTACGGCCCGAAGGTCGAGGAGTACGGCATCGAACTCATCCCGACCATCATCATCGAGCGCGACGGCGAGGAGCTCGCGCGCTTCGTCGAGGAGGAGAGCGTCTCGCCGGCGGTCTACCTCGCCGAGCAGCTCTAG
- a CDS encoding PLP-dependent cysteine synthase family protein → MKDSILEAIGSPLVRVPAPEGATVAAKLEAFNPGGSAKDRPAREMVLAAEREGHVSPGDRLVEATSGNTGIGLAVVAAARGYDLTIVMPASMSEERRRLLRAYGADLELVEGGMETANERADRMAAEDGGFRVSQFENPANPRAHYRTTAEEIIDQVEGREIDAFVAGVGTGGTITGTATRLKEEYPDMEVVAVEPEENAVLSTGESGDDDFQGMGPGFVSDLLDRDLIDTVERVAVEDAEATVRELAREQGILVGQSSGAAYVAAERVAERIAEPGLNCPEADFDAADLADAGIDEDALADGGTPDYDDCPLVVTVFPDSGERYLSAGVFDA, encoded by the coding sequence ATGAAGGACAGCATCCTCGAAGCCATCGGGTCGCCGCTGGTCCGCGTCCCCGCTCCCGAGGGCGCGACCGTCGCGGCGAAACTCGAGGCGTTCAACCCCGGGGGGTCCGCGAAGGACCGGCCCGCCCGAGAGATGGTGCTGGCCGCGGAGCGCGAGGGCCACGTCTCGCCGGGCGACCGCCTCGTAGAGGCCACCAGCGGGAACACGGGCATCGGCCTCGCGGTCGTCGCTGCCGCGCGCGGCTACGACCTCACCATCGTGATGCCGGCGTCGATGTCCGAGGAGCGACGCCGCCTGCTGCGCGCGTACGGCGCGGACCTCGAACTCGTCGAGGGCGGCATGGAGACCGCCAACGAGCGCGCCGACCGGATGGCCGCCGAGGACGGCGGGTTCCGCGTCAGCCAGTTCGAGAACCCCGCGAACCCGCGGGCGCACTACCGGACGACCGCCGAGGAGATAATCGACCAAGTGGAGGGCCGCGAGATAGACGCGTTCGTCGCCGGCGTCGGTACCGGTGGGACCATCACGGGCACCGCGACCCGGCTCAAGGAGGAGTACCCCGACATGGAGGTCGTCGCGGTCGAACCCGAGGAGAACGCCGTGCTCTCGACCGGCGAGTCCGGCGACGACGACTTCCAGGGGATGGGACCGGGGTTCGTCAGCGACCTCCTCGACCGCGACCTCATCGACACCGTGGAGCGCGTCGCCGTCGAGGACGCCGAGGCGACCGTCCGCGAGCTCGCGCGCGAGCAGGGCATCCTCGTCGGGCAGTCCAGCGGCGCCGCCTACGTCGCCGCCGAGCGCGTCGCCGAGCGCATCGCCGAACCCGGGCTGAACTGCCCGGAAGCCGACTTCGACGCCGCCGACCTCGCGGACGCCGGCATCGACGAGGACGCCCTCGCCGACGGCGGCACGCCCGACTACGACGACTGCCCGCTCGTGGTTACGGTGTTCCCGGACTCCGGCGAGCGCTACCTCTCCGCGGGCGTCTTCGACGCCTGA
- a CDS encoding FAD-binding protein — MYEHDVIVVGGGGAGLRAAIAAHEEGADVAIVTKLHPVRSHTGAAEGGINAALQDGDSWEDHAYDTMKGSDYLGDAPAVDTFAQDAPEEVIQLEHWGMPFSREEDGTVSQRPFGGLSFPRTTYAGAETGHHMLHTLYEQVVKRGIEVYDEWYVSQVAVTDEDDPNERDCHGVVAWDVQSGEIAGFRARDGVILATGGLGQAFDHTTNAVANTGDGVAIAYRAGVPMEDMEMIQFHPTTLPSTGVLISEGVRGEGGILYNSEGERFMFEYGYATNDGELASRDVVARAELTEVQEGRGVEDEYVYLDMRHLGEERITDRLENILHLARDFEGVDGLEEPMPVKPGQHYAMGGIEVNEHGETCIDGLYAAGECACVSLHGGNRLGGNALPELLVFGARAGRHAAGADMPEPKIETGPEPDAEREDLGVPVGEPGAKEAAADGGAVENPASDPKAVVEATAETERERIETLLEREDGVNHADVRADLQESMTENVNVFREEENLKQALRDIQDARERYQDVYVADKSRTFNTDLQHTIETRNLLDVAEAITMGALAREEFRGAHWRKEHQERKDDEYLKHTLVSWNDGEPELWYRPVILEGDEQTYEPKVRSY; from the coding sequence ATGTACGAGCACGACGTAATCGTAGTCGGCGGCGGCGGCGCGGGGCTCCGAGCCGCAATCGCCGCCCACGAGGAAGGCGCAGACGTAGCAATCGTCACGAAACTCCACCCGGTGCGCTCGCACACGGGCGCCGCGGAGGGCGGCATCAACGCCGCCCTGCAGGACGGCGACTCCTGGGAGGACCACGCGTACGACACGATGAAGGGGTCGGACTACCTCGGCGACGCCCCCGCAGTCGACACGTTCGCGCAGGACGCCCCCGAGGAGGTCATCCAGCTGGAACACTGGGGGATGCCGTTCTCCCGCGAGGAGGACGGCACGGTCAGCCAGCGGCCGTTCGGCGGCCTCTCCTTCCCGCGGACGACGTACGCGGGCGCCGAGACCGGCCACCACATGCTCCACACGCTGTACGAGCAGGTGGTCAAGCGAGGCATCGAGGTGTACGACGAGTGGTACGTCAGCCAGGTCGCGGTCACGGACGAGGACGACCCCAACGAGCGCGACTGCCACGGCGTCGTCGCGTGGGACGTCCAGAGCGGCGAAATCGCGGGCTTCCGCGCCCGCGACGGCGTGATTCTGGCGACCGGCGGCCTCGGGCAGGCGTTCGACCACACGACGAACGCCGTCGCCAACACCGGTGACGGCGTCGCCATCGCGTACCGCGCTGGCGTCCCGATGGAGGACATGGAGATGATTCAGTTCCACCCGACGACGCTCCCCTCGACGGGCGTCCTCATCAGCGAGGGCGTTCGCGGGGAGGGCGGCATCCTCTACAACTCCGAGGGCGAGCGCTTCATGTTCGAGTACGGGTACGCGACCAACGACGGCGAGCTCGCGTCCCGCGACGTGGTGGCGCGCGCGGAACTCACGGAAGTGCAGGAGGGCCGCGGCGTCGAGGACGAGTACGTCTACCTCGACATGCGCCACCTCGGCGAGGAGCGCATCACCGACCGGCTGGAGAACATCCTCCACCTCGCGCGCGACTTCGAGGGCGTGGACGGCTTGGAGGAGCCGATGCCGGTCAAGCCCGGCCAGCACTACGCGATGGGCGGCATCGAGGTCAACGAGCACGGCGAGACGTGCATCGACGGCCTCTACGCGGCCGGCGAGTGCGCGTGCGTGAGCCTCCACGGCGGCAACCGCCTCGGCGGGAACGCGCTCCCTGAGCTGCTCGTGTTCGGCGCTCGCGCGGGCCGCCACGCCGCGGGCGCGGACATGCCCGAGCCGAAAATCGAGACCGGCCCCGAGCCGGACGCCGAGCGCGAAGACCTCGGCGTGCCGGTCGGCGAGCCCGGCGCGAAGGAAGCCGCCGCCGACGGTGGCGCCGTCGAGAACCCCGCCAGCGACCCGAAGGCGGTCGTCGAAGCGACCGCGGAGACCGAGCGCGAGCGCATCGAGACGCTGCTGGAGCGCGAGGACGGCGTCAACCACGCCGACGTGCGCGCGGACCTCCAGGAGTCGATGACGGAGAACGTCAACGTGTTCCGGGAGGAGGAGAACCTCAAGCAGGCGCTCCGGGACATCCAGGACGCCCGCGAGCGCTACCAGGACGTCTACGTCGCGGACAAGTCCCGGACGTTCAACACCGACCTCCAGCACACCATCGAGACGCGGAACCTGCTGGACGTCGCGGAGGCCATCACGATGGGCGCGCTCGCTCGCGAGGAGTTCCGCGGCGCGCACTGGCGCAAGGAGCATCAGGAGCGCAAGGACGACGAGTACCTCAAGCACACGCTCGTCTCGTGGAACGACGGCGAGCCCGAACTCTGGTACCGCCCGGTCATCCTCGAAGGCGACGAGCAGACCTACGAACCGAAGGTCCGCTCGTACTGA
- a CDS encoding ferritin-like domain-containing protein: MTSEEVTRLLRKAYGDEIEAVMNYMTNSIVLDGVRAEEIKESLQTDIQEELSHAEQLGERLKQLDEQPPASAEFEAHQHSLQPPEDTTDVLSVIDGVLDAEEDAIDTYRDLIDAAEDADDPVTEDLAVTILADEEAHRTEFRGYRKEYRSD; encoded by the coding sequence ATGACGAGCGAGGAAGTCACGCGACTGCTACGGAAGGCGTACGGCGACGAAATCGAGGCCGTGATGAACTACATGACCAACTCCATCGTCCTCGACGGCGTGCGCGCCGAGGAGATCAAGGAGTCCCTCCAGACGGACATCCAGGAGGAACTCTCCCACGCCGAACAGCTCGGCGAGCGGCTCAAGCAACTGGACGAACAGCCGCCCGCGTCCGCGGAGTTCGAAGCCCACCAGCACAGCCTCCAGCCGCCCGAGGACACCACCGACGTGCTGTCGGTCATCGACGGCGTGCTCGACGCCGAGGAGGACGCGATCGACACGTACCGCGACCTCATCGACGCCGCCGAGGACGCCGACGACCCCGTCACGGAGGACCTCGCGGTGACGATTCTCGCCGACGAGGAAGCCCACCGCACGGAGTTCCGCGGCTACCGCAAGGAGTACCGCTCGGACTGA
- a CDS encoding DUF5804 family protein codes for MTRVCIVGKPEVDLRTELFAYETARRALATYDVRSPYENTVAVDTVSLGAAVSLLNDLNWYLVRLAEEAFVLEPSVADDEWLSRDLAAAVRDGDVRAPETDARLKVYGVEDGELVEPMYVTRVQGERPDYDLRDVEETVVVRVTEAEFEA; via the coding sequence GTGACGCGCGTCTGCATCGTCGGCAAGCCGGAGGTGGACCTTCGCACGGAGCTGTTCGCGTACGAAACCGCGCGGCGCGCACTAGCGACCTACGACGTGAGGTCGCCGTACGAGAACACGGTCGCCGTGGACACCGTGAGCCTCGGCGCCGCGGTGTCGCTTTTGAACGACCTGAACTGGTATCTCGTCCGGCTCGCCGAGGAGGCGTTCGTCCTCGAACCGTCCGTGGCCGACGACGAGTGGCTCTCCCGCGACCTCGCCGCGGCCGTCCGGGACGGGGACGTGCGCGCGCCGGAGACGGACGCGCGGCTGAAGGTCTACGGCGTGGAGGACGGCGAACTCGTCGAGCCGATGTACGTCACGCGCGTGCAGGGCGAGCGTCCCGACTACGACCTCCGGGACGTCGAGGAGACCGTGGTCGTGCGCGTGACAGAAGCCGAGTTCGAGGCGTAA
- a CDS encoding tRNA sulfurtransferase — translation MLPPGADAVVVRHGDVGVKSSSVQSDMERRLRENLQAILDDRGIPGDVEREWGRLLVRTPDPDAAADAAADTFGVVSASPALSVPAELRSIRGALALTARECYDGGAYAVDARRVGDHDFGSHDVNREGGDAVWHAVEQDVRPEVDLDDPDVTFSVEVRHEEAFVFVEHRDGPGGMPLGTQKPLVALVSGGIDSPVAAWEAMKRGSPVVPLYLDLGPYGGPDHRARAEETARNLAAYAPNFDLRLRVADAGDAVERLGDEVGRTRMLSYRRFMYRVAERLAEQVGAVGVVTGESLGQKSSQTAANFAVVDRVTDLPVHRPLFALDKQEIIARAREVGTYRDSTLNVGCERLAPNQPLTAASMESVRKDEPDDLFAWADAVADGIEVSEGVPA, via the coding sequence ATGCTACCGCCCGGTGCGGACGCCGTCGTCGTCCGGCACGGCGACGTCGGCGTGAAGTCGAGTTCGGTGCAGTCGGACATGGAGCGCCGGCTCCGCGAGAACCTCCAAGCCATCCTCGACGACCGCGGGATTCCGGGCGACGTCGAACGCGAGTGGGGCCGCCTGCTCGTGCGCACGCCCGACCCGGACGCCGCCGCGGACGCCGCCGCCGACACGTTCGGCGTCGTCTCCGCGAGCCCCGCGCTCTCGGTGCCCGCGGAGCTGCGCTCGATTCGCGGCGCGCTCGCGCTGACCGCCCGCGAGTGCTACGACGGCGGCGCGTACGCCGTGGACGCCCGCCGCGTCGGCGACCACGACTTCGGCAGCCACGACGTCAACCGCGAGGGCGGGGACGCCGTCTGGCACGCCGTCGAGCAGGACGTCCGACCGGAAGTCGACCTCGACGACCCCGACGTCACGTTCTCCGTGGAGGTCCGCCACGAGGAGGCGTTCGTCTTCGTGGAGCACCGCGACGGCCCCGGCGGGATGCCGCTGGGCACGCAGAAGCCGCTGGTCGCGCTCGTCTCCGGCGGCATCGACTCGCCGGTCGCGGCGTGGGAGGCGATGAAGCGCGGCTCGCCGGTCGTCCCGCTGTACCTCGACCTCGGGCCGTACGGCGGCCCCGACCACCGCGCCCGCGCCGAGGAGACGGCGCGCAACCTCGCGGCGTACGCGCCGAACTTCGACCTGCGGCTGCGCGTGGCCGACGCCGGCGACGCGGTCGAACGCCTCGGCGACGAGGTCGGTCGCACGCGGATGCTCTCGTACCGCCGGTTCATGTACCGGGTCGCCGAACGGCTCGCCGAACAGGTCGGCGCCGTCGGCGTCGTCACGGGTGAGTCGCTGGGGCAGAAGTCCAGTCAGACCGCCGCGAACTTCGCGGTCGTAGACCGCGTCACCGACCTCCCGGTCCACCGGCCGCTGTTCGCGCTCGACAAGCAGGAGATAATCGCTCGCGCCCGCGAGGTCGGCACGTACCGCGACTCCACGCTGAACGTCGGCTGCGAGCGCCTCGCGCCGAACCAACCGTTGACGGCCGCGTCCATGGAGAGCGTCCGCAAGGACGAACCCGACGACCTCTTCGCGTGGGCCGACGCGGTCGCCGACGGCATCGAAGTCTCGGAGGGGGTGCCGGCGTGA
- a CDS encoding ABC transporter ATP-binding protein, protein MSVIEADSLRKAYGDVRAVDGLDLAVDRGEVYGFLGPNGAGKTTTIEILTGQLRPDGGRAAVLGTDPANEPVETRRRVGVLPEQQTPPSFLTPTEFFEFVGRVRGLDDETVAERVEEWSQRLGFAAKLDTLCADLSRGQQQKVMLTQVFVHEPDVVVIDEPLANLDPIVQEQVKRYLRSYAEDGNAVFLSTHNIDVAEDVCSRVGIVTNGRVVAERDVADTETDLLDAFLDAVEGADPRDTPAGGVQ, encoded by the coding sequence ATGAGTGTCATCGAGGCCGACTCCCTGCGGAAGGCCTACGGGGACGTGCGGGCCGTGGACGGACTCGACCTCGCGGTCGACCGCGGCGAAGTGTACGGGTTCCTCGGGCCGAACGGCGCCGGGAAGACGACGACCATCGAGATTCTGACCGGCCAGCTCCGCCCGGACGGCGGCCGCGCGGCGGTGTTGGGGACGGACCCCGCGAACGAGCCCGTCGAGACGCGGCGCCGGGTCGGCGTCCTTCCCGAGCAGCAGACGCCGCCGAGCTTCCTCACGCCCACGGAGTTCTTCGAGTTCGTCGGGCGCGTGCGCGGTCTGGACGACGAGACGGTGGCCGAGCGCGTCGAGGAGTGGAGCCAGCGCCTCGGATTCGCGGCGAAACTGGACACGCTGTGCGCGGACCTCTCGCGGGGCCAACAGCAGAAGGTGATGCTGACGCAGGTGTTCGTCCACGAGCCCGACGTGGTGGTCATCGACGAGCCGCTGGCGAACCTCGACCCAATCGTCCAGGAGCAGGTCAAGCGCTACCTCCGGTCGTACGCCGAGGACGGCAACGCGGTGTTCCTCTCGACGCACAACATCGACGTCGCCGAGGACGTCTGCTCGCGGGTCGGAATCGTGACGAACGGCCGGGTCGTCGCGGAGCGCGACGTCGCCGACACCGAGACTGACCTGCTGGACGCGTTCCTCGACGCCGTGGAGGGCGCGGACCCGCGGGACACGCCGGCGGGCGGGGTGCAGTGA
- the purD gene encoding phosphoribosylamine--glycine ligase codes for MTERVLLVGGGGREHAIADELAGDCELYAAAGNRNPGIAELADGFRELDTEDPDAVVDYALDVDATLAVVGPEGPLAAGVVDALDDEDVYAFGPKQADARIETDKTFQREFMAEHDVPGQAAFETFEDSDAAADYVESVEGDVAVKPAGLTGGKGVRVTGDQLSKAEAADYVRSSEHDEWVVEERLVGEEVTVQAFVANRDVRPTPVAHDHGRALEGDEGANTGGMGSYTGPDWTLPFVTDDEYEACVDTLEAVVDALPKYRGVLYGQFMLTDDGPKVVEFNARFGDPEALNTLPTMETPLIDVLTAARDDDPLPDPEFADVATVCKYVVPDGYPTNPEGGTRVTIDAADLDDAELFYASVDAREDGIYTTTSRSYAVVGFGSSIPDAEAEASAALGDLPEGLRVRRDIGTDALLQERIDHMDDVRGE; via the coding sequence ATGACCGAACGAGTCCTGCTGGTCGGCGGCGGCGGCCGCGAGCACGCCATCGCCGACGAACTCGCGGGCGACTGCGAACTGTACGCGGCCGCGGGCAACCGCAACCCGGGCATCGCCGAACTCGCGGACGGCTTCCGCGAACTCGACACCGAGGACCCCGACGCGGTCGTCGATTACGCGCTGGACGTGGACGCGACGCTCGCCGTCGTCGGCCCGGAGGGACCGCTGGCCGCGGGCGTCGTGGACGCGCTCGACGACGAGGACGTCTACGCGTTCGGCCCGAAGCAGGCCGACGCCCGCATCGAGACGGACAAGACGTTCCAGCGGGAGTTCATGGCCGAGCACGACGTCCCCGGCCAAGCGGCGTTCGAGACGTTCGAGGATTCGGACGCGGCCGCCGACTACGTCGAGTCCGTCGAGGGCGACGTCGCCGTCAAGCCCGCGGGCCTGACGGGCGGGAAGGGCGTCCGCGTCACCGGCGACCAACTGTCCAAGGCGGAAGCGGCCGACTACGTGCGTTCCTCCGAGCACGACGAGTGGGTCGTCGAGGAGCGCCTCGTCGGCGAGGAGGTCACCGTGCAGGCGTTCGTCGCGAACCGCGACGTCCGGCCGACGCCGGTCGCCCACGACCACGGCCGCGCGCTCGAAGGCGACGAGGGCGCGAACACGGGCGGCATGGGAAGCTACACCGGCCCGGACTGGACGCTCCCGTTCGTCACCGACGACGAGTACGAGGCCTGCGTTGACACGCTGGAAGCCGTCGTGGACGCGCTCCCGAAGTACCGCGGCGTCCTCTACGGCCAGTTCATGCTCACCGACGACGGCCCGAAGGTCGTGGAGTTCAACGCGCGCTTCGGCGACCCCGAGGCGCTGAACACGCTCCCGACGATGGAGACGCCGCTCATCGACGTGCTCACGGCGGCCCGCGACGACGACCCGCTCCCGGACCCCGAGTTCGCGGACGTCGCCACCGTCTGCAAGTACGTCGTCCCCGACGGCTACCCGACGAATCCCGAGGGCGGCACCCGCGTCACCATCGACGCCGCCGACCTCGACGACGCCGAGCTGTTCTACGCGAGCGTGGACGCCCGCGAGGACGGCATCTACACCACCACGTCGCGGTCGTACGCCGTCGTCGGGTTCGGCTCCTCGATTCCCGACGCCGAAGCCGAGGCCAGCGCCGCGCTCGGCGACCTCCCCGAAGGACTGCGCGTGCGCCGCGACATCGGCACGGACGCGCTGCTGCAGGAGCGCATCGACCACATGGACGACGTCCGCGGCGAGTAG
- a CDS encoding succinate dehydrogenase/fumarate reductase iron-sulfur subunit, which yields MSTQTPDTDSETEQPSSTSPQERRMAEKQARKEQREADEAAAANEIQGETVELKVFRYDPEIEGKEEPRFDSFTVPFEKGMTVLDALIYARDEYDSSLTFRHSCRQAVCGSDAFFVNGRQRLGCQTQIADLDGPVRVEPLPHQEVVKDLVVEMDHFYDQMESVDPFFDPDETPDDELEEQRQDRENREKVKLSTRCIWCGACMSSCNIAAGDNKYLGPAAINKAYRFYMDEREGENKRQERLEIIEAEHGVWRCQTQFSCTNVCPKDIPLTEHIQELKREAVKQNLKFW from the coding sequence ATGAGTACGCAGACACCCGACACCGACTCCGAGACGGAACAGCCCTCGTCCACGTCGCCGCAGGAGCGGCGGATGGCCGAGAAACAGGCGCGCAAGGAGCAACGCGAGGCCGACGAGGCCGCCGCCGCAAACGAGATTCAGGGCGAGACGGTGGAGCTGAAAGTGTTCCGCTACGACCCCGAGATCGAGGGCAAGGAGGAGCCGCGCTTCGACTCCTTTACCGTGCCCTTCGAGAAGGGGATGACCGTCCTCGACGCGCTCATCTACGCGCGCGACGAGTACGACTCCAGTCTCACCTTCCGGCACTCCTGCCGGCAGGCGGTTTGCGGGTCGGACGCGTTCTTCGTGAACGGCCGCCAGCGGCTCGGCTGTCAGACCCAGATTGCGGACCTCGACGGCCCCGTCCGGGTCGAACCGCTCCCCCACCAGGAGGTCGTCAAGGACCTCGTGGTGGAGATGGACCACTTCTACGACCAGATGGAGTCCGTCGATCCGTTCTTCGACCCCGACGAGACGCCCGACGACGAACTCGAAGAGCAGCGCCAGGACCGCGAGAACCGCGAGAAGGTCAAGCTCTCGACGCGCTGCATCTGGTGTGGCGCGTGCATGTCCTCGTGTAATATCGCCGCGGGCGACAACAAGTACCTCGGCCCGGCGGCCATCAACAAGGCCTACCGCTTCTACATGGACGAGCGCGAGGGCGAGAACAAGCGGCAGGAGCGCCTCGAAATCATCGAGGCCGAACACGGCGTCTGGCGGTGTCAGACCCAGTTCTCGTGTACGAACGTCTGTCCGAAGGACATCCCGCTCACCGAGCACATCCAAGAGCTGAAGCGCGAAGCGGTCAAGCAGAACCTCAAATTCTGGTAA
- a CDS encoding thioredoxin domain-containing protein, with product MSDPTARNRLDETASPYLRQHADNPVHWQPWDEKAFEAARERDVPIFLSIGYSACHWCHVMEEESFSDPEVAEVLNEHFVPIKVDREERPDVDSLYMTVCQAVRGGGGWPLSAFLTPEKEPFYVGTYFPKEAERNQPGFLPLTKRVAKEWDQNRDELEERADQWMSTARGELESLPDPIEVGDESPLLAAADELARAADGDHGGFGRAPKFPQAGRVSALLRAHHRERGDGEMGTRYGDAARHALDAMADGGLFDHLGGGFHRYCTDADWTVPHFEKMLYDQAALAELYVDGYRLFGDQRYADVVDETLAFVDRELGHPDGGFYATLDARSAPPSNPDGDHEEGAFYVWTPDEVADAIGEYAGEAPSDESDDFLADVFCARYGVDAAGNFEDGQTVLTVSATLSELADDFERSEGEIASALDAAAERLRVAREDRPRPARDEKVLAGWNGLMARAYAEAGLALDDSYAERAADAIEYVRGTLWDGERLSRRVIDGDVAGVGYAEDYAYLAAGALATYEATGDHDHLGFALDLADALLAECYDAETGALYETPESVEDVGVRSQDVADGPTPSPVGVAAETLLALDAFDPDAGYGDAAGAMLERYGGRAETTPTSHATLALAADTRAEGLLEVTVAADALPREWRETIGASYLPHRLLTVRPPAESGLAAWLEDLGLGDAPPVWAERSAADGEPAAYVCRRACSPPVTTTAEIAEWLAEFRA from the coding sequence ATGTCCGACCCCACCGCGCGGAACCGGCTCGACGAGACCGCGAGCCCGTACCTCCGCCAGCACGCCGACAACCCCGTGCACTGGCAGCCGTGGGACGAGAAAGCGTTCGAGGCCGCCCGCGAGCGCGACGTCCCCATCTTCCTCTCCATCGGCTACTCGGCGTGCCACTGGTGTCACGTCATGGAGGAGGAGTCCTTTTCCGACCCCGAGGTCGCCGAGGTGCTGAACGAGCACTTCGTCCCCATCAAGGTCGACCGCGAGGAGCGCCCGGACGTCGACTCGCTGTACATGACCGTCTGTCAGGCCGTCCGCGGTGGCGGCGGCTGGCCGCTGTCGGCGTTCCTCACGCCCGAGAAGGAGCCGTTCTACGTCGGGACGTACTTCCCGAAGGAGGCCGAGCGAAACCAGCCCGGCTTCCTCCCGCTGACGAAGCGCGTCGCCAAAGAGTGGGACCAGAACCGCGACGAGCTGGAGGAGCGCGCCGACCAGTGGATGAGCACCGCGCGCGGCGAACTGGAGTCGCTGCCCGACCCCATCGAGGTCGGCGACGAGAGCCCGCTGCTCGCCGCCGCGGACGAACTCGCGCGCGCCGCGGACGGCGACCACGGCGGGTTCGGGCGCGCGCCGAAGTTCCCGCAGGCCGGCCGCGTGAGCGCGCTGCTACGCGCTCACCATCGAGAGCGAGGTGACGGCGAGATGGGGACGCGCTACGGCGACGCCGCCCGGCACGCGCTCGACGCGATGGCCGACGGCGGCCTCTTCGACCACCTCGGCGGAGGCTTCCACCGCTACTGCACGGACGCCGACTGGACGGTGCCGCACTTCGAGAAGATGCTGTACGACCAGGCCGCGCTCGCCGAGTTGTACGTCGACGGCTACCGGCTGTTCGGCGACCAGCGGTACGCCGACGTGGTCGACGAGACGCTGGCGTTCGTGGACCGCGAACTCGGCCACCCCGACGGCGGCTTCTACGCGACGCTTGACGCCCGCAGCGCGCCGCCCTCGAATCCCGATGGTGACCACGAGGAGGGCGCGTTCTACGTGTGGACGCCCGACGAGGTGGCGGACGCGATTGGCGAGTACGCCGGCGAAGCGCCCAGCGACGAGTCGGACGACTTCCTCGCGGACGTCTTCTGCGCGCGATACGGCGTGGACGCGGCAGGGAACTTCGAGGACGGGCAGACGGTGCTCACGGTGTCCGCGACCCTGTCCGAACTCGCGGACGACTTCGAGCGCTCCGAGGGCGAGATTGCGAGCGCGCTCGACGCCGCAGCGGAGCGCCTGCGCGTGGCTCGCGAGGACCGGCCACGGCCTGCGCGCGACGAGAAGGTGCTCGCAGGCTGGAACGGCCTGATGGCGCGAGCGTACGCGGAAGCCGGCCTCGCGCTCGACGACTCGTACGCCGAGCGCGCCGCCGACGCAATCGAGTACGTCCGCGGGACGCTGTGGGACGGCGAGCGATTGTCTCGCCGGGTCATAGACGGGGACGTCGCCGGCGTGGGCTACGCGGAGGACTACGCGTACCTCGCGGCAGGCGCGCTCGCGACCTACGAGGCGACCGGCGACCACGACCACCTCGGGTTCGCGCTCGACCTCGCGGACGCCCTGCTCGCGGAGTGCTACGACGCGGAGACCGGCGCGCTCTACGAGACGCCCGAATCCGTCGAGGACGTGGGCGTGCGCTCGCAGGACGTGGCCGACGGGCCGACGCCGTCCCCCGTCGGCGTCGCCGCCGAAACCCTGCTCGCGCTGGACGCGTTCGACCCCGACGCGGGCTACGGGGACGCCGCGGGCGCGATGCTCGAACGGTACGGCGGCCGCGCGGAGACCACGCCGACGAGCCACGCGACGCTCGCGCTCGCCGCCGATACCCGCGCCGAGGGGCTCCTGGAGGTCACGGTCGCCGCGGACGCGCTCCCCCGCGAGTGGCGCGAGACGATTGGGGCGTCGTACCTCCCGCACCGCCTACTGACCGTTCGGCCGCCCGCGGAGTCCGGGCTAGCGGCGTGGCTGGAGGACCTCGGACTCGGGGACGCGCCGCCGGTGTGGGCCGAGCGGAGCGCGGCCGACGGCGAGCCCGCGGCGTACGTCTGCCGGCGCGCGTGCTCGCCGCCCGTGACGACGACCGCAGAAATCGCGGAGTGGCTCGCGGAGTTCCGCGCCTAG